The Belonocnema kinseyi isolate 2016_QV_RU_SX_M_011 chromosome 10, B_treatae_v1, whole genome shotgun sequence genome has a window encoding:
- the LOC117182352 gene encoding uncharacterized protein LOC117182352 — translation MSTFIDILSFTLVVSPNTIGLAWPHRHVKIHPLPLQLSNVLCCESLNHPSLSSRLRAGFHDVGIENGFIIGVIMYDKQLLPLVAHTADLDNDYGRVKVRIDGNNANFTVPILENDPLNDLFRKKFGRKNVRTAVIHY, via the exons ATGAGTACCTTTATTGACATTCTGAGCTTTACATTAGTGGTTTCTCCTAATacgattg GATTAGCTTGGCCACATAGACATGTCAAAATTCATCCTCTTCCACTACAACTTAGTAATGTTCTTTGTTGTGAAAGTTTAAATCATCCAAGTCTAAGTTCTCGTTTAAGAGCAGGCTTTCATGATGTAGGAATTGAGAATGGTTTCATCATTGGAGTAATCATGTACGACAAACAATTGCTTCCTTTAGTAGCTCATACAGCGGATCTTGATAATGACTATGGAAGAGTTAAAGTACGCATAGATGGCAATAATGCCAACTTTACTGTACCAATATTGGAGAACGATCCTTTAAATGATCTCTTTCGGAAGAAATTCGGTCGAAAAAATGTTCGTACCGCCGTCATACACTACTAA